The proteins below come from a single Micromonospora citrea genomic window:
- a CDS encoding phage tail protein codes for MALGRAYIEIIGDVRKFAPDLKRGLKSALKIGALSGVAASATGSLVGLAGALAQVSGAAFAVPAAASVYGAAMGALRIATSGFGDAMGAVVEGDAKTFEKALENLSPQAQKLAREFQAVGPAIEGIRTATQDAFAGPMLGQVKATASVLAGPLRAGLAGIAAEYGLVARRALEFAREGATVSVLRGVLMGAREAVANLAVAVGPLLAGFRDIAVVGLPAVSQLSGVAGGLGAKFGAWLSAMAQSGAATAAIQTALGILRQLGQVAANVGGILRSVFEAVSQAAGGGGFLGSLVMATGTLREFFASAEGAQALQGVFTALGTAASGLSPVLMTLLGIIGKSLVPALLPIVQAVVPALQAVATALGPAIGTLGAALGPVLSALSVGIQALAPSLGPIAQVIASIALAIAPLLPVVGQLVAMLIGPLATALNALVPLIGPLITALAPILLQVGQTIAAILAPAAGQLAQLFTQMGPVLGQLVAALGSALAPILGVLGPLVMQVVQAMAPMLPTILSLLPPLIEVVVALTPLIQLVAQLAVVAVALVAPLIKVAALLVQFLVSAAIAPLISALAGALTWLLSPLTGVAEWLGKVAAWLNGIDWAGVGAAIGGAFSSAWNAVVGFFSSLGTWFAELPGKIGSFLASLPGMLWNLFTSALGMALQAVGVGIGLLIFSVTQLPGMVLSGIAALPGLLAGFFSRLWASARALTTAGINAVVSFVTGLPGRIMSGLSRLPGILAGALSSAMSAARSAASSGVSALVSFISSVPGRLAGLAGKFVSAGRSLISGFMNGLKNVGGFIGDVAGSITSAITGFINRVIGKINSGIASIDAKLPGSLPRIPALANGAILRRPTLFVGGEAGDEVVVPLTRPRRARELAEQSGLMRLLGGDGGGSVMFGRDAIRVTFEGVLPTRQEALDTGRAVGEGVLETLARRDVATTVRTI; via the coding sequence GTGGCGCTGGGACGTGCGTACATCGAGATCATCGGCGACGTAAGGAAGTTCGCGCCGGACCTGAAACGCGGGCTGAAGTCGGCGCTGAAGATCGGCGCGCTGAGCGGGGTGGCCGCCAGCGCGACGGGCAGCCTGGTCGGCCTGGCCGGTGCGCTGGCGCAGGTCAGCGGCGCGGCGTTCGCCGTGCCCGCGGCGGCGTCGGTCTACGGCGCGGCGATGGGCGCGCTGCGGATCGCGACGTCGGGCTTCGGGGACGCGATGGGCGCGGTCGTCGAGGGCGACGCGAAGACGTTCGAGAAGGCGCTGGAGAACCTGTCGCCGCAGGCGCAGAAGCTGGCCCGCGAGTTCCAGGCGGTGGGCCCGGCGATCGAGGGCATCCGCACGGCGACGCAGGACGCGTTCGCCGGGCCGATGCTCGGGCAGGTCAAGGCGACCGCCTCGGTGCTGGCGGGGCCGCTGCGCGCCGGCCTGGCCGGCATCGCGGCCGAGTACGGGCTGGTGGCGCGGCGGGCGCTGGAGTTCGCCCGGGAGGGCGCCACCGTGTCGGTGCTGCGCGGGGTGCTGATGGGCGCGCGGGAGGCCGTGGCGAACCTCGCCGTGGCGGTGGGGCCGCTGCTGGCCGGGTTCCGCGACATAGCCGTGGTGGGCCTCCCGGCGGTGAGCCAGCTGTCCGGTGTGGCCGGCGGCCTGGGCGCGAAGTTCGGCGCGTGGCTGTCGGCGATGGCGCAGAGCGGCGCGGCCACCGCGGCGATCCAGACGGCGCTGGGCATCCTGCGGCAGCTCGGCCAGGTCGCGGCGAACGTCGGCGGGATCCTCCGCTCGGTCTTCGAGGCGGTCAGCCAGGCGGCCGGCGGCGGCGGCTTCCTCGGCAGCCTGGTGATGGCCACCGGCACGCTGCGGGAGTTCTTCGCCTCGGCGGAGGGCGCGCAGGCGCTGCAAGGGGTGTTCACGGCGCTGGGCACGGCGGCGTCGGGCCTGTCGCCGGTGCTGATGACGCTGCTGGGGATCATCGGCAAGTCGCTGGTGCCGGCCCTCCTGCCGATCGTGCAGGCGGTTGTGCCGGCGTTGCAGGCCGTCGCGACGGCGCTGGGGCCGGCGATCGGCACGCTCGGCGCGGCGCTCGGCCCGGTGCTGTCCGCCCTGTCGGTGGGCATCCAGGCGCTGGCCCCGTCGCTGGGCCCGATCGCGCAGGTGATCGCGTCGATCGCGCTGGCGATCGCGCCGCTGCTGCCGGTCGTCGGGCAGCTGGTGGCCATGCTGATCGGCCCGCTGGCGACGGCGCTGAACGCGCTGGTCCCGCTGATCGGGCCGCTGATCACCGCGCTGGCGCCGATCCTGCTCCAGGTCGGGCAGACGATCGCCGCGATCCTCGCCCCCGCCGCCGGGCAGCTCGCGCAGTTGTTCACCCAGATGGGCCCGGTGCTCGGCCAGCTCGTCGCCGCGCTGGGCAGCGCGCTTGCCCCGATCCTCGGGGTGCTTGGCCCGCTGGTCATGCAGGTGGTGCAGGCGATGGCGCCGATGCTGCCGACGATCCTGTCGCTGCTGCCGCCGCTGATCGAGGTCGTGGTGGCGTTGACGCCGCTGATCCAGCTGGTGGCACAGCTCGCCGTCGTGGCGGTCGCCCTGGTCGCGCCGCTGATCAAGGTCGCGGCGCTGCTGGTGCAGTTCCTGGTGTCGGCGGCGATCGCGCCGCTGATCTCGGCGCTCGCGGGCGCGCTGACGTGGCTGCTGTCGCCGCTGACCGGGGTGGCCGAGTGGCTGGGCAAGGTCGCCGCCTGGCTGAACGGGATCGACTGGGCCGGGGTCGGGGCGGCGATCGGCGGGGCGTTCTCGTCGGCGTGGAACGCGGTGGTCGGGTTCTTCTCCTCGCTCGGCACCTGGTTCGCCGAGCTGCCCGGGAAGATCGGTTCGTTCCTGGCGAGCCTGCCGGGGATGCTGTGGAACCTGTTCACGTCGGCGCTGGGCATGGCGCTCCAGGCCGTGGGCGTCGGGATCGGCCTGCTGATCTTCTCGGTGACGCAGCTGCCCGGGATGGTCCTCAGCGGCATTGCGGCGCTGCCGGGCCTGCTGGCCGGGTTCTTCTCCCGGCTGTGGGCCAGCGCGCGGGCGCTGACGACCGCGGGCATCAACGCGGTGGTGTCGTTCGTGACCGGGCTGCCCGGCCGGATCATGTCGGGCCTGTCGCGGCTGCCGGGCATCCTGGCCGGCGCGCTGTCGTCGGCGATGAGCGCGGCGCGTAGCGCGGCGTCGAGCGGCGTGAGCGCCCTGGTGTCGTTCATCAGCAGCGTGCCCGGCCGGCTCGCCGGACTGGCCGGGAAGTTCGTGTCGGCGGGCCGGAGCCTCATCAGCGGGTTCATGAACGGGCTCAAGAACGTGGGCGGGTTCATCGGCGACGTCGCCGGGTCGATCACGTCGGCGATCACGGGGTTCATCAACCGGGTCATCGGCAAGATCAACTCGGGTATCGCGTCGATCGACGCCAAGCTGCCCGGGTCGCTGCCTCGCATCCCGGCGCTGGCCAACGGCGCGATCCTGCGCCGGCCGACGCTGTTCGTCGGCGGCGAGGCCGGCGACGAGGTGGTGGTGCCGCTGACCCGGCCGCGCCGGGCGCGGGAGCTGGCCGAGCAGTCCGGGCTGATGCGGCTGCTCGGCGGCGACGGTGGCGGGTCCGTGATGTTCGGGCGCGACGCGATCCGAGTGACCTTCGAGGGAGTCCTGCCGACCCGGCAGGAGGCGCTGGACACCGGCCGGGCGGTCGGTGAAGGCGTACTGGAGACGCTGGCCCGCAGGGACGTGGCCACGACCGTGAGGACGATCTGA